The Diaphorobacter ruginosibacter genome contains a region encoding:
- a CDS encoding trypsin-like serine peptidase, giving the protein MAKQTHWWVAGGLVLAIAGCGGGGGGDDNTDPGTTPSQPNLAERIEPYDTQTKSVSADLKSQAGPSVQGLAGAPFIRKVALSAPADNLLQKTEAAAAADATRPGTPIQMAVSRDVAAAATVPLTQALLNWQPTSGGSRLAAIAFESPTAQGVRLGVRVTRLPAGATLRFYGAAGGPATEMTAAELAAQAQRIRDSGADEQTATTYWSPDFGGAQTVMEIEVPAGANVADVQVAVPRVSHFTHSAEQMEKLIEEKAGSASCNIDAMCQPDYLAQARSVARMRYTAEDGRGYYCTGTLLNDAKSSGTPYFLSANHCINTQAKAATLMTDWFYRASACNAGTVGTGVRQLTKGATLLYATVSTDTSFLRLNEAPPAGVLYAGSFYGGTVPAGSGVVGLHHPQGDLEKISFGKVNGLGVCADDSCSNVNDASGTFYEVKWSQGTTEGGSSGSAAFFGIGNQRYVMGQLYGGRASCSNPTGSDYYGRFDLSYRASIKQWLNP; this is encoded by the coding sequence ATGGCAAAGCAGACACATTGGTGGGTAGCAGGCGGACTGGTCCTGGCGATAGCCGGATGCGGCGGTGGTGGAGGCGGTGACGACAACACGGATCCCGGCACGACTCCGTCGCAGCCGAATCTGGCCGAGCGCATCGAGCCCTATGACACCCAGACCAAGTCGGTCTCCGCCGACTTGAAGTCGCAGGCCGGGCCGTCCGTGCAGGGCCTGGCCGGGGCGCCGTTCATCCGCAAGGTGGCTCTCTCGGCGCCTGCCGACAATCTGCTGCAGAAGACCGAGGCCGCAGCAGCGGCCGATGCCACCCGACCCGGCACACCGATCCAGATGGCGGTGAGTCGGGATGTGGCGGCCGCCGCCACGGTGCCGCTCACGCAAGCCCTGTTGAACTGGCAGCCCACCTCCGGCGGCAGCCGGCTGGCTGCGATCGCATTCGAGTCGCCCACGGCGCAGGGCGTGCGCCTGGGTGTGCGGGTCACGCGACTGCCCGCAGGCGCGACGCTGCGCTTCTATGGCGCGGCAGGCGGCCCTGCCACCGAGATGACCGCCGCCGAGCTTGCAGCGCAGGCGCAGCGCATCCGGGACAGCGGGGCGGATGAGCAGACAGCCACCACTTACTGGAGCCCCGATTTCGGCGGCGCGCAGACCGTGATGGAGATCGAGGTACCGGCGGGCGCCAACGTGGCCGATGTGCAGGTCGCCGTGCCGCGTGTCTCCCACTTCACGCACAGCGCCGAACAGATGGAGAAACTGATCGAAGAGAAGGCAGGTTCTGCAAGCTGCAACATCGATGCGATGTGCCAGCCGGACTACCTGGCCCAGGCGCGCTCCGTGGCGCGCATGCGGTACACCGCGGAAGACGGCCGGGGCTACTACTGCACGGGCACGCTGCTCAACGACGCCAAGTCCAGCGGCACGCCTTACTTCCTGAGCGCCAATCATTGCATCAACACACAGGCAAAGGCTGCCACGTTGATGACCGACTGGTTCTATCGCGCGTCCGCCTGCAACGCGGGCACCGTGGGCACGGGCGTAAGACAGCTGACCAAGGGTGCGACCCTGCTGTACGCCACGGTCAGCACGGATACCTCGTTCCTGCGGCTCAACGAGGCGCCACCGGCCGGCGTGCTCTATGCGGGATCGTTCTATGGCGGCACCGTGCCTGCAGGCTCCGGCGTTGTCGGACTGCACCATCCGCAGGGCGATCTCGAAAAGATCAGCTTCGGCAAGGTGAACGGGCTCGGTGTCTGCGCTGACGACAGCTGCAGCAATGTGAACGACGCCAGCGGCACCTTCTACGAGGTGAAGTGGAGCCAGGGCACGACCGAGGGTGGAAGCAGCGGCTCGGCCGCGTTCTTCGGCATCGGCAACCAGCGCTACGTGATGGGGCAGCTGTATGGCGGCCGCGCATCCTGCAGCAACCCGACCGGCAGCGACTACTACGGCCGCTTTGATCTGTCCTATCGCGCCAGCATCAAGCAGTGGCTCAATCCCTGA